One window of Brachybacterium ginsengisoli genomic DNA carries:
- a CDS encoding aspartate kinase yields MSLVVQKFGGSSVADADSIKRVAKRISLYAKAGHKVVVVVSAMGDTTDELIDLAEQVSDNPPARELDMLVTAGERISMAVLSMALNDAGVDARAYTGSQAGLITDEVHGRAHILRVTPGRIEEALESGSVAIVAGFQGVSQATKDITTLGRGGSDTTAVALAAALEADVCEIYSDVDGVFTADPRIAPAARRVPLISSEEMLEMAANGSKILMARSVEYARRYDVPLHVRSSYSGRVGTIVADDPEREIPLDPDVTLRTADVVRRDAADPSKELPMDDIAAPGLEAPIISGVAHDRSEGKITVVEVPDLPGRAALLFDVVAATGANIDMIVQNSSTVDDTVAISLTLPEDDAPAALKAIEDARAEIGYTEVRYDDQIGKVSIVGAGMRSHPGVSALLFRSLGEAGINIDMISTSEIRISVVTEQARLDDAVRVIHTAFGLDAEQTEAVVYGGTGR; encoded by the coding sequence GGAGGATCCTCCGTCGCTGACGCCGACTCCATCAAGCGCGTCGCGAAGCGCATCTCCCTGTACGCGAAGGCCGGCCATAAGGTGGTCGTCGTGGTCTCCGCGATGGGCGACACCACCGACGAGCTGATCGACCTCGCCGAGCAGGTGAGCGACAACCCGCCGGCCCGCGAGCTGGACATGCTGGTCACCGCGGGCGAGCGGATCTCGATGGCGGTGCTCTCCATGGCGCTGAACGATGCGGGCGTCGACGCCCGGGCCTACACCGGTTCGCAGGCGGGCCTGATCACCGACGAGGTGCACGGCAGGGCGCACATCCTGCGCGTGACCCCGGGGCGCATCGAGGAGGCGCTGGAGAGCGGCTCCGTCGCGATCGTGGCGGGCTTCCAGGGCGTCTCGCAGGCCACGAAGGACATCACCACCCTGGGTCGCGGCGGCTCGGACACCACCGCGGTCGCGCTCGCCGCCGCGCTGGAGGCCGACGTCTGCGAGATCTACTCCGACGTGGACGGCGTGTTCACCGCCGACCCGCGGATCGCCCCCGCCGCTCGTCGGGTGCCGCTGATCTCCAGCGAGGAGATGCTGGAGATGGCCGCGAACGGCTCGAAGATCCTGATGGCGCGCAGCGTCGAGTACGCACGCCGCTACGACGTGCCGCTGCACGTGCGCTCCTCGTACTCGGGCCGAGTGGGGACCATCGTCGCCGACGACCCCGAGCGCGAGATCCCGCTGGACCCTGACGTCACCCTCCGCACCGCGGACGTCGTGCGACGCGACGCCGCCGACCCGAGCAAGGAGCTCCCCATGGACGACATCGCAGCACCGGGCCTCGAGGCGCCGATCATCTCGGGCGTGGCCCACGACCGGAGCGAAGGCAAGATCACCGTGGTCGAGGTGCCGGACCTCCCCGGCCGCGCCGCACTCCTGTTCGACGTGGTCGCCGCGACCGGCGCGAACATCGACATGATCGTGCAGAACTCCTCGACCGTGGACGACACGGTCGCGATCTCGCTGACCCTCCCGGAGGACGACGCCCCGGCGGCGCTGAAGGCCATCGAGGACGCCCGCGCGGAGATCGGCTATACCGAGGTCCGCTACGACGACCAGATCGGCAAGGTCAGCATCGTCGGCGCCGGGATGCGCTCGCATCCGGGCGTCTCGGCGCTGCTGTTCCGCTCCCTCGGCGAGGCCGGCATCAACATCGACATGATCTCCACCTCGGAGATCCGCATCTCCGTCGTCACCGAGCAGGCTCGGCTCGACGACGCGGTGCGCGTGATCCACACGGCGTTCGGCCTCGACGCCGAGCAGACCGAGGCCGTGGTCTACGGAGGGACCGGACGATGA